One region of Salvelinus sp. IW2-2015 linkage group LG6.1, ASM291031v2, whole genome shotgun sequence genomic DNA includes:
- the LOC111965205 gene encoding endoribonuclease ZC3H12A, producing MDQAFPSLQTPATELQLRVDFFRKLGYSPMEVRAALLKLGLSTDTNSVLGELVRSGASTGTSNSTIPESGEDTTGPKSHTGSSMASSRTHGSQGDRPVSLLEDRRDTDSGLKPIVIDGSNVAMSHGNKEVFSCRGIELAVIYFLDRGHSTVIVFVPSWRKEQPRPDVPITDQHILMELEKKKIVVFTPSRRVGGKRVVCYDDRFIVKLAYESDGVIVSNDTYRDLQGERPEWKRCIEERLLMYSFVNDKFMPPDDPLGRHGPSLENFLRKKPLLPEHKRQLCPYGKKCTYGVKCKFYHPERTHQSHCSLADELREKARLSSVKEDRNHMMSHLRVPQSDPSPFPSYSLENDLEHRLTLEHRGSLREGPNSQVTENMLLSWDGPHSSRNQQARSPTAVGQGQMDWPSMLSPYATTDLPYASISHECLDSGFGTYESQYSDMSQGHSKSFSPRQQQQQQGFPSGSRHPGMHPERLAQDSLQPCRCCFHLAPFTGPQQQQHHSNPHLESQSQPRYDTYSPSLFPPNMHHYSLPCNFQQGGVGAHNFHPHQHPQKYWSDPFHGGVPQARASCSLTPSPHLHHPPTPHGAPHSCSSYRNQQELNSWAQPPPPSAFDTDREELRKKLQAIFNPHQVDTVMGMFPHLMDSQKLAAEILNFKSDGGAF from the exons ATGGACCAGGCCTTTCCCAGTCTCCAGACCCCAGCCACTGAGCTCCAACTCAGGGTGGACTTCTTCAGAAAGTTGGGCTACTCCCCCATGGAGGTTCGGGCCGCCCTGCTTAAGCTAGGCCTGAGTACAGACACCAACTCTGTACTGGGGGAGTTGGTCCGTAGCGGAGCCAGCACTGGTACTTCTAACTCCACCATTCCTGAGAGTGGTGAAGATACTACTGGCCCCAAAAGCCACACAGGCTCCAGCATGGCCTCCTCTAGGACCCATGGCTCCCAAGGAGACAGACCAGTCTCATTACTGGAAGACAGGAGGGACACAGACAGTGGACTGAAACCTATCGTCATTGACGGCAGCAATGTGGCCATGAG TCATGGTAACAAGGAAGTGTTCTCCTGTAGGGGAATTGAGTTGGCAGTGATCTATTTCCTGGATAGAGGTCACTCAACTGTCATTGTGTTTGTGCCCTCCTGGCGCAAGGAGCAGCCCAGGCCTGATGTCCCCATCACAG ACCAACACATTCTAATGGAGCTAGAGAAGAAGAAGATAGTTGTCTTCACTCCCTCGAGACGTGTCGGTGGTAAACGGGTGGTCTGCTACGACGACCGTTTTATTGTGAAGCTGGCCTACGAGTCGGACGGCGTGATCGTGTCTAACGACACCTATAGGGACCTCCAGGGAGAGCGTCCGGAGTGGAAGCGCTGTATCGAGGAGAGGCTGCTTATGTACTCTTTCGTCAATGACAA ATTCATGCCCCCAGATGACCCGCTTGGTCGTCATGGTCCCAGTCTGGAGAACTTCCTGAGGAAGAAGCCTCTACTACCAGAACACAAACGCCAACTCTGTCCTTATG GTAAAAAGTGCACGTACGGCGTAAAGTGTAAGTTCTACCACCCTGAGCGCACTCACCAATCCCACTGCTCATTGGCTGATGAGCTCAGGGAGAAGGCAAggctctcctcagtaaaagaggACCGGAATCACATGATGTCACACCTGAGGGTCCCCCAGTCCGACCCGAGCCCCTTTCCCTCCTATTCTCTGGAGAATGACCTGGAGCACAGGCTGACGTTGGAGCACCGCGGTTCCCTGAGGGAGGGTCCCAATAGCCAGGTAACTGAGAACATGTTGCTGTCCTGGGATGGGCCACACTCCAGTAGGAACCAGCAGGCCCGCAGCCCCACAGCAGTAGGCCAAGGACAAATGGACTGGCCCAGTATGCTCTCCCCCTACGCTACTACTGACCTCCCCTATGCCAGCATCTCCCATGAGTGCCTGGACTCTGGTTTTGGCACCTATGAGAGCCAGTACTCAGATATGTCCCAAGGCCACAGCAAGTCCTTCAGTcccaggcagcagcagcaacagcagggcTTCCCCTCTGGTTCCAGACATCCAGGCATGCATCCAGAGAGGCTGGCCCAGGACAGCCTCCAGCCCTGCAGGTGTTGTTTCCATTTGGCTCCCTTCACAggtccccagcagcagcagcaccataGCAACCCACACCTCGAGTCCCAATCCCAGCCAAGGTATGACACCTACTCGCCTTCTCTGTTCCCACCCAACATGCACCACTACAGCCTCCCCTGCAACTTCCAGCAAGGCGGGGTGGGGGCACATAATTTCCACCCCCATCAGCACCCCCAGAAGTACTGGTCAGACCCCTTCCATGGCGGGGTCCCCCAGGCTAGGGCATCGTGTAGCCTCACCCCGAGCCCCCACCTCCATCACCCCCCTACCCCGCATGGGGCCCCCCACTCATGCTCCTCTTACAGGAATCAGCAGGAACTCAACTCCTGGGCCCAGCCACCTCCACCTTCTGCCtttgacacagacagagaggagctccGTAAGAAACTGCAGGCTATCTTCAACCCCCACCAAGTAGATACGGTCATGGGGATGTTCCCTCACCTGATGGACTCCCAGAAGCTGGCTGCGGAGATCCTCAATTTCAAATCTGATGGAGGGGCCTTCTGA